One Streptomyces sp. RPA4-2 genomic window carries:
- a CDS encoding ribonuclease domain-containing protein, protein MRFPPRITRIGSLVALMSALLIGGSAVVPANAAATAVGSICYGKLPSQAYDTLDLIASGGPFPYSQDGVVFQNREGVLPSQSTGYYHEYTVITPGSPTRGAKRIVTGKKTREDYYTSDHYVTFNLINFGC, encoded by the coding sequence ATGAGATTCCCCCCACGAATCACTCGCATCGGTTCCCTGGTCGCTCTCATGTCCGCGCTGCTCATCGGCGGGAGCGCGGTCGTCCCCGCCAACGCCGCGGCGACCGCCGTGGGCAGCATCTGCTACGGCAAGCTGCCTTCGCAGGCCTACGACACGCTGGACCTGATCGCGTCCGGAGGCCCCTTCCCGTACTCGCAGGACGGGGTCGTCTTCCAGAACCGCGAGGGCGTCCTGCCCAGTCAGTCCACCGGCTACTACCACGAGTACACCGTCATCACGCCGGGCTCCCCGACGCGTGGCGCCAAGCGCATCGTGACCGGCAAGAAGACGCGGGAGGACTACTACACCTCGGACCACTACGTCACGTTCAACCTGATCAACTTCGGCTGCTGA
- a CDS encoding DMT family transporter, protein MSTIAVPGALAPRRAWLTDLPLLLVAAVWGASYLAAKDVTTARTVIAVLVLRFAVALPVLVAVGWRSLRALSAAQWRGAATLGLILSGIFLLETYGVVHTSATNAGLVISLTMIFTPLAEAAVTRVRPARSFLAAAGVSVLGVVLLTQSGGFTRPSPGDLLMLLAAAARTVHVLVMSRSKAVRGAGALPLTTVQLGTAVLVFALLSAGADTTPWATAADFGAREWAGLLFLAVFCTLFAFFVQMWAVRRTSPSRVGLLLGTEPLWAAAAGIALGGERLGAAGLVGGVLVIAGTVWGRRAAG, encoded by the coding sequence ATGTCGACGATCGCCGTACCAGGCGCGCTCGCGCCCCGCCGCGCCTGGCTCACGGACCTGCCGCTGCTGCTCGTCGCGGCGGTGTGGGGAGCCAGTTATCTCGCGGCCAAGGACGTCACCACCGCGCGGACGGTGATCGCCGTACTGGTGCTGCGCTTCGCCGTCGCACTGCCGGTACTGGTGGCGGTGGGATGGCGTTCCCTGCGCGCGCTGAGCGCCGCGCAGTGGCGCGGGGCCGCGACACTGGGCCTGATCCTGAGCGGGATCTTCCTGTTGGAGACCTACGGCGTCGTGCACACCTCGGCGACCAACGCGGGCCTCGTCATCAGCCTCACCATGATCTTCACGCCGCTCGCCGAGGCGGCCGTGACCCGTGTCCGGCCCGCCCGCTCCTTCCTCGCCGCGGCCGGAGTCTCCGTACTCGGCGTGGTCCTGCTGACCCAGAGCGGTGGCTTCACCCGCCCCTCGCCGGGCGATCTGCTGATGCTGCTCGCGGCCGCCGCCCGGACCGTGCACGTACTCGTCATGTCCCGCAGCAAGGCCGTCCGCGGCGCCGGCGCGCTGCCGCTGACCACGGTGCAACTGGGCACCGCGGTCCTCGTGTTCGCGCTGCTGTCGGCCGGCGCCGACACCACGCCCTGGGCCACGGCCGCGGACTTCGGGGCGCGGGAGTGGGCCGGGCTGCTGTTCCTCGCCGTGTTCTGCACGCTCTTCGCCTTCTTCGTACAGATGTGGGCCGTGCGCCGGACCTCGCCGTCCCGGGTCGGTCTGCTGCTCGGCACCGAGCCGCTGTGGGCCGCGGCCGCGGGCATCGCGCTCGGCGGTGAACGACTGGGCGCGGCGGGGCTGGTGGGCGGCGTTCTCGTGATCGCGGGGACCGTGTGGGGACGCCGGGCGGCAGGTTAA